Proteins from a single region of Canis lupus baileyi chromosome 35, mCanLup2.hap1, whole genome shotgun sequence:
- the LOC140624752 gene encoding uncharacterized protein — MRRAGSTASQRPPAPRAPRPRETGQGRRGLLGTPPSGVLTASRAEPSRKWVGSVYSTGAVSRSTRCLGPSELRSTRARSAREPCLPEARRGPGPAAPQPPSLGAGATSPSSASRPKEESERAWGPNHGSRASGHSLQRRQHRQHPSEADRATHRATDLATDRVTDRATDGVTDRATDRTTDRGTDCVTDRTTDRATEGRAPPGPPDIVGPTPIAWRRGAQLPPPPSTTAPLQMDQNSLISRHSFY; from the coding sequence ATGCGCCGAGCGGGCAGCACAGCCTCCCAgaggccgcccgcgccccgcgccccgcgcccacGGGAGACCGGGCAGGGCCGCCGCGGCCTGCTGGGCACCCCGCCCTCGGGGGTTCTCACCGCGAGCAGGGCAGAGCCGAGCAGGAAGTGGGTCGGTTCCGTCTACAGCACCGGAGCCGTGAGCCGGAGCACACGCTGCCTCGGCCCGTCGGAGCTGCGGTCCACGCGGGCCCGGAGCGCTCGGGAGCCGTGTCTCCCTGAAGCCCGGCGTGgtcccggccccgcagccccgcagccgcCCTCCCTGGGGGCGGGCGCCACATCCCCATCAAGCGCCAGCCGCCCAAAAGAGGAGTCAGAACGCGCTTGGGGCCCAAACCACGGGAGCAGGGCCTCAGGCCACAGCCTCCAGCGGCGACAGCACCGACAGCACCCGTCTGAAGCCGACCGTGCGACCCACCGTGCGACCGACCTTGCGACCGACCGTGTCACCGACCGTGCCACCGACGGTGTCACCGACCGTGCGACCGACCGTACCACCGACCGTGGGACCGACTGTGTCACTGACCGTACCACCGACCGTGCCACCGAGGGCCGAGCACCGCCCGGGCCCCCAGACATCGTTGGGCCCACCCCGATCGCCTGGAGGAGGGGAGCCCagctcccaccaccacccagcaCCACTGCTCCCCTGCAAATGGATCAAAACTCTTTAATTTCAAGGCACAGTTTCTATTAA